TGCCGGATTGAGGTCGTTATCAACAACATGCTGTATGACATCGTCACCGTTGACGGGTTTCTACTCCGCTGTGCCGGATTGAGGTCGTTATCCGTCATGCTTTTCAGGTACTTGCGGGCACGACGAGAATAACCTCGTTCTAACTATCAGGACTACTGACCATTACTCACCCGCCAGAATTTGGAAAATCACCCCACGCAATGCAATCGCTTCCTTGCAGTTTGAACACCCGCTCAGCATAAGTCTCGTAGATACGTGATGTCGTTTTGGAAAATCCCTGCCCGATTCTGCTAGGGTACCCGGATTTTCCAAAACCAGGCCTCTTGCATAAGAACACCGATGCCTAAGCGACGTATTTGCGTACCTTGCAAGAAGGCCCGAACGCGAATTTCGAAAATCGAAGTCCGGGCTAGCCGAAACCTGCCATTTTCCAAACCCGGTCCGGCCTACATCACTCAGAAAGACTGAAGACCTGCCGATTCTTCGGACACTTACAGTCCTGCTTACTGAACTCGATGTTTGGAAAATTGTAACGGCTTCTATCCTGTCGCTTTTCACTTGTCGCCGGTCGCCTGTCACTCGTTTCTTTTCACTTCTTGCTCTTACACACTCCAAATTGTCTAAAGAGCCACAGGTGATGAGTTATGGGCCCATCGGTTTCTCCCACTCGTCACCAAGCTCGTACCGCCCCAAACCTATGGTTGTGCCTTTGCCTACATGCAGATGCTCGCCCATTCGCAAGATGGGCAGGTATTCGGCCAAAGGGCCAAAGTACGTAACTTCGCCCCTGAGTCCGTCAGCAGGTTGGTGCCGGTTACCTTGCTCCTGCTCCCATCTCAAGCTGGAGGAGCCAATCTCCACCTGTTCAGCGGCAAGGTAGAACCTGTCCTTGTCAAGAACAGGCCGTATCCCGCAGTGATACTCGCCCAATCGCGTGAGACGTCTGACCAGCGCTCGCAGCAGAGTCTCGAATCTCAGTATCCGTCTGACCATCCGGTTCTGACTTTGAATCAGCGTGGGCTGGACAAACCTGATTGTCAGCCGCTCGCACCCCGGCGCAGCGCCTTCCTGCCGCATGGCCTCAAAACACACCCGGCTCGGCGGCGCGATAAACCCTCGGCCCGCAACAAACACCGCACGCGGCTCAGCCTTTGCCGAGTCAGCAACCTCGCGCAGTCGCGCTCGGACTGAACCAAGTCTAGTCCGCTCCAGCGCCAGCACAACAAGGGGAAGGTATTCTATGGCCCTCCCGACGAGTATGACATCAAAACTTATCTCAGATACGGCATCGGTGCCCGCCGGCGGCGGATCTATCACATATGGGTGCGGATGATACCTGTCCGCATAGCGCAAGCTAGTGTCTTTCGGCGGCGGCGACTCAAAGATGTAAGAATATGCGCAGTCAGCGCTGGTTGGACATTGGTCGCACCTGACGCCGTCCCCGCACGGGCAGACCACGCGGCGCAGGCCGCTGCCTAGGACGCCGTGCAGCATCCGACCCAACGGCTCTCGTAGCTTGTGCGGGCGCTCCAGTTGCAGGCTAAACCGCAGGCGGGAGAAGTAGAGACCGTCAAACATCACCAGCGCTTCTCGTCGCGCCTGAGCTGGTCGCGCCGCTGGCCTCGACCGCCGTAACCGCGGGGCCCGCCGGTTCGCCGGTCCGACTCGCCCCGTACTCCGCCCTGAACGCCTTCCCGGCGTCCGCCTCGTGCCCCGGGCGGCGCGCCGTAGACTCGGCGCAGCCGCCACGCCCAGCCAAGGATATAAGCAATCTCCTCAGGGTTAGAATGCTGTGTCAGCACCTCATTGATTCTCTTGCGCATTTCCTGCCAGTGCTTGTCACTGGCATTGCTATAATGTCTGGCCCTAAGAAAAGTGCCGAGTTCTTGGAGATCACGATGGCGCCGAAAGTAGTTGGCAGCGTGCCGTATGAGATTTGCCTGCTGC
This portion of the candidate division WOR-3 bacterium genome encodes:
- the cas6 gene encoding CRISPR system precrRNA processing endoribonuclease RAMP protein Cas6 — protein: MFDGLYFSRLRFSLQLERPHKLREPLGRMLHGVLGSGLRRVVCPCGDGVRCDQCPTSADCAYSYIFESPPPKDTSLRYADRYHPHPYVIDPPPAGTDAVSEISFDVILVGRAIEYLPLVVLALERTRLGSVRARLREVADSAKAEPRAVFVAGRGFIAPPSRVCFEAMRQEGAAPGCERLTIRFVQPTLIQSQNRMVRRILRFETLLRALVRRLTRLGEYHCGIRPVLDKDRFYLAAEQVEIGSSSLRWEQEQGNRHQPADGLRGEVTYFGPLAEYLPILRMGEHLHVGKGTTIGLGRYELGDEWEKPMGP